The following proteins come from a genomic window of Pseudomonas sp. MAG733B:
- a CDS encoding response regulator transcription factor, whose protein sequence is MNAPSCEPQNNGSIVYVVDDDASIRDALSNLLRSAGIRVETFASTAEFLRQPKTEGASCLVLDVRLQGNSGLDFQRQLVESNTTIPIIFITGHGDIEMSVKAMKAGAVDFLAKPFREQDLLDAVSTALQTDIKRREVERQSSNLHADYQSLTAREREVMALAVKGLMNKQIAGQMNLSEITIKIHRSHAMKKMHARSFADLVRMAEALGVGHSH, encoded by the coding sequence ATGAACGCACCGTCTTGTGAGCCGCAAAACAATGGTTCGATCGTGTACGTGGTGGATGACGATGCTTCCATACGCGACGCACTGAGCAACCTTTTGCGCTCTGCCGGCATCCGCGTCGAAACCTTCGCCTCCACGGCGGAATTTCTCCGCCAGCCGAAGACCGAGGGCGCCAGTTGCCTGGTCCTGGATGTACGTCTTCAAGGCAATAGCGGCCTGGATTTCCAGCGGCAACTGGTTGAGTCCAACACGACCATTCCGATTATTTTCATCACCGGCCATGGCGACATCGAGATGTCCGTCAAGGCTATGAAAGCGGGTGCCGTGGACTTCCTGGCGAAGCCGTTTCGTGAGCAGGACCTGCTGGACGCGGTATCCACCGCGCTGCAAACCGATATCAAGCGCCGGGAAGTCGAACGGCAATCTTCGAACCTGCATGCCGACTATCAATCGCTGACGGCGCGTGAGCGAGAGGTCATGGCGCTTGCCGTCAAAGGCCTGATGAACAAACAGATCGCCGGGCAGATGAACCTCAGCGAAATCACCATCAAGATTCACCGCTCCCATGCCATGAAAAAAATGCACGCCAGGTCCTTTGCGGATCTGGTACGCATGGCGGAGGCGTTGGGAGTTGGGCATAGTCACTAA
- a CDS encoding response regulator: protein MTQSPQTRSATIIAIVDDDDSVRSALNSLVRSGGYKTRTYCSALEFLDANASTETHCLISDIQMPGMSGVEMLEQLIATGFHIPTIFITAYPAAAPPLGAHTPELVACLPKPCDGDRLLNCIEAALLQRH from the coding sequence ATGACCCAATCCCCCCAGACACGCAGTGCCACAATTATTGCAATTGTCGATGATGACGATTCCGTTCGAAGTGCCCTGAATAGCCTGGTGCGGTCCGGCGGATATAAAACCCGAACCTATTGCAGCGCCCTGGAGTTTCTCGACGCTAACGCTTCCACCGAAACCCATTGCCTGATTTCCGATATCCAGATGCCGGGCATGAGCGGTGTCGAGATGCTTGAACAACTTATCGCGACGGGCTTTCACATTCCCACGATATTCATCACCGCCTATCCCGCAGCTGCTCCCCCTCTGGGCGCTCATACCCCGGAGTTGGTTGCCTGTCTGCCCAAACCCTGTGACGGCGACAGGCTGCTGAACTGCATCGAAGCCGCCCTGCTCCAGCGCCACTGA
- a CDS encoding AAA family ATPase, whose protein sequence is MQILWDDGERIFCRELRSGTGGDCSVLVARPAAAQPLPACLGRLTHEFALKDELDRSWAVRPLEMVREGGQMQLVLEDPGGEPLVQWLVAPMEISAFLHHAISVAVVLGKLHQRGLVHKDIKPSHILVNCADGQARLTGFGLASRLPRERQAPETIAGTLAYMAPEQTGRMNRSIDSRSDLYSFGVTLYQMLTGSLPFTATDPIEWVHCHIAKKPQPPNSRVETVPEALSDIVMKLLAKTAEERYQTAAGIEHDLRRCLADWQNLGRINDFTLSEHGTSDRLLVPEKLYGREREVETLVAAFGRIVENGAPELVLVTGYSGIGKSSVVNELHKVLVPPRGIFASGKFDQYRRDIPYSTLVQAFQSLVRTLLGKNDTELAHWRDALQQALDANARLMTDLIPELKLIIGEPPAVPALDPQQAQRRFLLVFRRFIGVFARAEHPLALFLDDLQWLDAATLDLLEDLLTSPDMRHLMLVGAYRSNEVDVTHPLSSKLKAIRAAGGRVDEITLAPLAKAHIEQLIAEALHDEIAHIEPLAQLVLDKTAGNPFFVIQFLHALAEEQLLTFDHDARRWCWDPDRIHAKGYTDNIVDLMVDKLTRLSAETQQALQQLACLGNVATITALSTAMGMPKAQVRTVLWEAIRQELVERLEGAYGFVHDRIHEAAYSLIPRDSRAQAHLRTGRLLAAQTPAADLEAAIFEIVGQLNRGAALLTEQNERVQLAGFNLMAGQRAKASTAYASALNYLSTGAQLLDEDGWTHRHELMFALELNRAECEFLTGQLSVADERLTALSKRAATTIERADVACLQMDVYLLLDRSDGAVAVCLDYLRHVGIEWSAHPNDDEVRREYEQIGSLLGDRAIEDLIDLPLMKDATSLVTVNALGKLFAPALQTDFNLSCLSICKAISLSLEWGNCDASCVLYANLFRVAGRRFGDYQMGFRFGQLGCELIERRGLTRFEASTYLCFSCFAVRWMRPVAECRELLRRSFAAANRIGDLPYGAYAGNNLTADLLFAGEVLPDVQIEAERGLDYAKTVRFGLVVDFINTQLALIRMLRGLTTTFGRLDEGELNEPDTEAHLSSNPDLVLAECLYWVRKLQARYMADDPEAAMAAAAKAQQLLWVCQSFFEEAEFYFYDALARAAWCDSIPADEYGPHLGAMKDSHRQLQTWAQQCPDNFASRAALVGAEIARVEGRVVEAELLYEQAIDMAQNSGFIQIEALANELASRFYAARGLGKIARVYLQDARYGYLRWGADGKVRQLDAKYPSLRTEEHLLGSTTTMATAVEHLDLATVLKVSQALSGEIVLEKLIDTVMFTAIEQAGAERGLLILSTCAEHRIAAQVTTGDNATQLRDIPVSSQVLPESVLYQVLRTRESVVLDDAVTEAAFSTDPYIRQHRARSILCLPLMNQAKLTGALYLENNLTAGVFSPDRIAVLKLVASQAAISLENTRLYREVAERERRYREVQTELSHANRVATMGQLVASIAHEVNQPIAAAILNANAAQRWLNTEPPELDEVRHVLSRLILDANRAADVLGRIRQHIRKAPRQKGPVDINAAIGEMIEFSRSQIMKNGVALQTQLMDGLPLIEGDRVELQQVLLNLIMNALEAMSGTAQGERQLQISVAPGEAGYLRVSVSDSGPGFLVENTDQVFTSFYTTKPTGLGLGLSICRSIIEAHGGRLWASANQPCGATVQFTLPVMQG, encoded by the coding sequence ATGCAGATATTATGGGACGATGGTGAGCGTATCTTCTGCCGGGAACTGCGCTCGGGCACGGGCGGTGATTGCAGTGTGCTGGTGGCGCGACCTGCTGCCGCACAGCCGCTTCCGGCCTGCCTTGGCCGTCTTACCCACGAATTTGCACTGAAGGACGAACTGGACCGTAGCTGGGCGGTTCGACCGCTTGAGATGGTGCGTGAAGGTGGGCAGATGCAGTTGGTGCTCGAAGATCCCGGTGGCGAACCGCTCGTGCAGTGGTTGGTGGCGCCCATGGAAATCAGCGCTTTTCTGCATCACGCCATCAGCGTCGCGGTGGTCCTGGGCAAGCTCCACCAACGTGGACTTGTCCATAAAGACATCAAGCCCAGTCATATCCTGGTGAACTGCGCTGACGGACAGGCCCGGCTCACCGGATTCGGCCTGGCCTCACGGCTGCCGCGCGAACGGCAGGCGCCCGAGACCATCGCCGGCACGCTCGCCTACATGGCACCTGAGCAGACCGGCCGGATGAACCGCTCGATCGATTCGCGCAGCGACCTCTATTCCTTCGGCGTCACCCTGTATCAGATGCTGACCGGCTCGCTGCCCTTTACCGCGACCGACCCCATAGAGTGGGTGCATTGCCATATCGCGAAAAAGCCGCAACCACCGAATTCGCGGGTTGAAACCGTTCCCGAAGCGCTCTCCGACATTGTCATGAAGCTATTGGCCAAAACCGCCGAGGAGCGCTATCAGACGGCTGCGGGGATAGAGCATGACCTGCGCCGATGCCTGGCGGATTGGCAGAACCTGGGCCGGATCAACGACTTTACGCTGAGTGAGCACGGCACGTCCGATCGGCTGCTGGTGCCCGAGAAACTCTATGGGCGCGAGCGCGAGGTTGAAACGCTGGTTGCCGCCTTCGGGCGAATCGTAGAAAACGGTGCGCCGGAGCTGGTGTTGGTCACCGGTTATTCCGGTATAGGCAAGTCGTCGGTGGTCAACGAACTGCACAAAGTGCTGGTGCCGCCGCGCGGAATTTTCGCCTCCGGCAAGTTCGATCAATACCGGCGCGACATTCCTTATTCGACGCTGGTACAGGCCTTTCAAAGCCTGGTGCGCACGCTGCTGGGCAAGAACGACACGGAGCTGGCGCACTGGCGTGACGCGTTGCAACAGGCGCTGGATGCCAATGCGCGGCTGATGACCGACCTCATTCCGGAACTCAAACTCATCATCGGCGAACCACCAGCGGTTCCGGCCCTTGACCCGCAGCAGGCACAACGGCGTTTCCTTCTGGTGTTCCGGCGCTTTATCGGTGTGTTTGCCCGGGCCGAGCATCCGCTGGCCTTGTTTCTCGACGATCTGCAATGGCTCGACGCGGCGACGCTCGACCTGCTGGAGGATCTGCTGACCAGCCCGGACATGCGCCACCTGATGCTGGTGGGCGCCTATCGCAGCAACGAAGTGGATGTCACACACCCGCTGTCGAGCAAGCTCAAGGCCATTCGCGCTGCGGGCGGCAGGGTCGATGAGATCACGCTGGCACCGCTGGCCAAGGCACACATCGAGCAGTTGATCGCCGAGGCGCTGCATGACGAGATTGCGCATATCGAACCGCTGGCGCAGTTGGTGCTGGACAAGACCGCGGGCAATCCATTTTTTGTGATCCAGTTCCTGCATGCGCTCGCCGAGGAGCAACTGCTGACGTTCGATCACGATGCACGCCGATGGTGCTGGGACCCGGATCGCATCCATGCCAAGGGCTACACCGACAACATCGTCGACCTGATGGTCGACAAACTGACTCGCTTGTCGGCCGAGACACAGCAGGCATTGCAGCAACTTGCCTGTCTGGGAAACGTCGCGACTATCACTGCGCTTTCAACCGCCATGGGGATGCCCAAGGCACAGGTCCGTACGGTGTTGTGGGAAGCGATTCGCCAGGAACTGGTCGAGCGGCTGGAGGGCGCGTATGGCTTTGTCCATGACCGCATCCATGAGGCCGCGTATTCACTGATCCCCAGGGATTCCCGCGCCCAGGCTCATCTGCGCACCGGCCGGCTGCTCGCCGCGCAGACGCCTGCGGCAGACCTGGAAGCGGCAATCTTTGAAATCGTCGGTCAGCTCAATCGCGGTGCCGCACTGCTCACCGAGCAGAACGAGCGGGTGCAACTGGCCGGTTTCAACTTGATGGCCGGCCAGCGCGCCAAGGCGTCAACGGCTTACGCCTCCGCGCTCAACTACCTCAGCACCGGTGCACAGCTATTGGATGAAGATGGCTGGACGCATCGCCATGAGCTGATGTTCGCGCTGGAGTTGAACCGGGCCGAATGCGAATTCCTGACCGGGCAGCTATCGGTCGCGGATGAGCGCCTGACGGCACTGTCGAAACGCGCCGCAACCACGATCGAACGCGCCGACGTCGCCTGCCTGCAAATGGACGTTTATCTGCTGCTTGATCGTAGCGATGGCGCGGTCGCCGTTTGCCTCGACTACCTGCGTCATGTGGGCATCGAGTGGTCAGCCCATCCGAATGACGATGAAGTACGCCGCGAATATGAACAGATCGGCTCGCTGCTGGGGGATCGGGCCATTGAAGATCTCATCGATTTACCGCTGATGAAGGATGCAACATCACTCGTCACAGTCAACGCGCTGGGCAAGCTTTTCGCGCCAGCCTTGCAGACTGATTTCAATCTGTCGTGCCTGTCGATCTGCAAGGCGATCAGTCTCAGCCTCGAGTGGGGCAACTGCGATGCCTCCTGCGTGCTTTACGCCAATCTATTCAGGGTAGCGGGCCGGCGTTTTGGTGACTACCAGATGGGGTTCCGCTTCGGTCAGCTCGGCTGCGAACTCATTGAGCGACGTGGGCTTACGCGATTCGAGGCCAGCACCTACCTGTGCTTCTCGTGTTTTGCCGTGCGCTGGATGAGGCCCGTGGCCGAATGTCGCGAACTGCTGCGCCGTTCCTTTGCGGCGGCGAACCGCATCGGCGACCTGCCATACGGCGCTTATGCGGGCAACAATCTTACGGCTGACCTGCTGTTCGCCGGCGAGGTGTTGCCCGACGTGCAAATCGAAGCCGAACGCGGCCTCGATTACGCGAAGACGGTGCGCTTCGGGCTGGTCGTGGATTTCATCAACACCCAACTTGCACTGATCCGCATGCTCCGGGGCCTGACGACCACGTTTGGCCGTCTCGACGAAGGCGAGTTGAACGAGCCCGACACCGAAGCCCATTTGTCCAGCAACCCGGATCTGGTGCTGGCCGAGTGTCTTTATTGGGTTCGCAAGTTGCAGGCCCGCTACATGGCCGACGATCCCGAGGCAGCCATGGCAGCTGCCGCCAAGGCGCAACAGCTGCTTTGGGTATGCCAGTCGTTTTTCGAGGAAGCCGAGTTTTACTTCTATGACGCATTAGCCCGGGCCGCCTGGTGTGACAGCATCCCGGCGGACGAATACGGTCCGCACCTGGGCGCCATGAAGGACAGTCACCGGCAATTACAGACCTGGGCGCAACAGTGTCCAGATAATTTTGCCAGCAGGGCGGCATTGGTCGGTGCCGAAATCGCTCGGGTTGAAGGGCGTGTCGTCGAGGCAGAGCTGCTTTACGAACAAGCCATCGACATGGCGCAGAACAGCGGCTTTATCCAGATCGAGGCGCTTGCCAACGAGCTCGCATCTCGCTTCTACGCCGCGCGTGGCCTGGGCAAGATTGCCCGGGTCTATTTGCAGGATGCCCGTTACGGTTATCTGCGTTGGGGCGCCGATGGCAAGGTTCGGCAGCTCGACGCGAAGTATCCATCGCTGCGTACCGAAGAACACCTGCTGGGCTCGACCACCACCATGGCCACGGCGGTCGAACACCTCGACCTGGCCACAGTACTCAAGGTCTCCCAGGCGTTGTCGGGCGAAATCGTTCTTGAAAAACTGATCGACACAGTCATGTTCACGGCCATCGAGCAGGCCGGTGCCGAACGGGGCTTGTTGATTCTCTCGACCTGCGCGGAACACCGGATCGCCGCGCAAGTGACTACCGGCGACAACGCAACGCAATTGCGCGATATCCCGGTCAGTTCGCAGGTGCTACCGGAGTCGGTTCTCTATCAAGTCCTGCGCACCCGCGAGAGCGTTGTGCTCGACGATGCCGTGACCGAGGCGGCATTTTCTACAGACCCTTACATCCGTCAGCATCGCGCCCGTTCGATCCTCTGCCTGCCGTTGATGAACCAGGCCAAGCTGACAGGCGCGCTCTATCTGGAAAACAATCTGACCGCCGGGGTGTTCAGCCCGGACCGGATCGCGGTGCTCAAACTGGTGGCGTCACAGGCTGCCATTTCGTTGGAAAATACCCGTTTGTATCGCGAGGTTGCCGAGCGCGAGCGGCGCTATCGCGAGGTGCAGACCGAGTTGTCCCACGCCAACCGTGTCGCGACCATGGGCCAGCTCGTGGCGTCGATCGCTCACGAGGTCAACCAGCCGATTGCCGCCGCCATCCTCAATGCCAATGCCGCCCAGCGCTGGCTGAACACCGAGCCACCCGAGCTCGACGAGGTGCGTCATGTGCTCAGTCGACTCATCCTCGATGCCAACCGCGCAGCAGACGTGCTGGGGCGGATTCGTCAGCACATCCGCAAGGCGCCGCGACAGAAGGGGCCGGTGGACATCAACGCCGCGATCGGCGAAATGATCGAGTTCAGCCGTAGCCAGATCATGAAGAATGGCGTCGCATTGCAAACTCAACTCATGGACGGTTTGCCCCTCATCGAAGGCGATCGTGTAGAGCTGCAACAGGTGTTGCTCAACCTGATCATGAATGCGCTTGAGGCCATGAGCGGGACTGCCCAGGGCGAGCGGCAGTTGCAGATCAGCGTGGCGCCGGGAGAAGCGGGCTACCTGCGGGTGAGCGTCAGCGATTCCGGGCCGGGATTTCTCGTGGAAAACACCGATCAGGTGTTCACCTCGTTCTACACCACCAAACCCACGGGGCTGGGGTTGGGGTTGTCGATTTGTCGTTCGATCATCGAGGCTCATGGCGGTCGTTTGTGGGCAAGCGCCAACCAGCCTTGCGGTGCCACGGTTCAGTTCACGCTTCCCGTGATGCAGGGATGA
- a CDS encoding SDR family oxidoreductase encodes MKIVVIGGSGLIGSKLVNTLRERGHDAFAASPSTGVNSITREGLAEAMDGADVVVDVANAPSWEDQAVLDFFETSSRNLLAAEAAAGVRHHVALSIVGTERLPENGYFRAKVAQENIIKASGIPYTLLRATQFFEFVGGIVQSFTVGEEVRASPALIQPIASDDVVAALADVVLAAPVNGTVEVAGPEALPIDELVRRFMQATGDKRKVVPDVNARYFGAVLDDQSLTAGKSARLGAIRFEDWFALSANR; translated from the coding sequence ATGAAGATCGTCGTTATCGGAGGCTCCGGCCTCATTGGATCGAAACTTGTGAACACCCTGCGCGAGCGCGGCCATGACGCGTTCGCCGCCAGCCCCAGCACGGGCGTGAACAGCATCACCCGCGAAGGCCTGGCCGAAGCGATGGATGGCGCTGATGTGGTGGTTGATGTGGCAAATGCGCCGTCGTGGGAGGACCAGGCCGTTCTCGATTTTTTCGAAACGTCGAGCCGCAACCTGCTGGCTGCCGAAGCTGCTGCCGGGGTTCGCCATCACGTTGCCCTGTCGATTGTCGGCACCGAGCGGCTGCCTGAAAACGGTTACTTCCGGGCCAAAGTCGCGCAGGAAAACATCATCAAGGCATCCGGCATTCCTTACACTCTGCTGCGTGCCACGCAGTTCTTCGAATTTGTCGGCGGCATTGTCCAGTCGTTTACCGTCGGCGAGGAGGTTCGTGCTTCGCCGGCGCTGATCCAGCCGATAGCGTCCGACGATGTAGTGGCCGCGCTGGCGGATGTTGTACTGGCAGCGCCAGTCAACGGCACGGTCGAAGTCGCCGGTCCCGAAGCCCTGCCGATCGACGAACTGGTCAGGCGCTTTATGCAGGCAACCGGGGACAAACGCAAAGTCGTGCCGGACGTGAACGCCCGCTACTTCGGCGCCGTGCTCGACGATCAATCGCTGACCGCCGGCAAGAGTGCCCGTCTGGGCGCGATCCGCTTCGAAGACTGGTTTGCCCTGTCGGCGAACCGCTGA
- a CDS encoding EAL domain-containing protein has product MSLRTRNDSPRQSTDCAVASLQHNDYPATVGMDCVGSAGTIEQLLDSARIWRHTTAWVFYRAGEQMHCVGQGDPRTQWPLNIENEAFDAFCRARRLHRWPTGRGESVLGWLLAPEDEAAEPALAEFALHLGVQLQTNTLARAQITQRVLYEITYLASSTRDRAVFLVGVHRLLASLIDAENFYLALYDPHTGKIDYPYYVDIIDVDALESENYEYLVPSRLSLTGQVLTTGQPLLIDAAGILAAQAEGRFYCVGDRPEFWMGAPLKNASDEVFGMLAMQVYDVARIYSAEDRALFLVVARHVAMALGRILHREELEQTVMRRTLELSALNDALRQEVADRERAEHLQSALFQIAELSSQSGDMAELFQTLHGIVGDLLFAQNFYIALFDDATSEVTFPYYVDERQTICPPARRGRRGLTEYVIRQRRPCLIDVGEAERLAANGEIELAQESVRSFSWLGIPLFDGDMVRGVLAVQSYTSHVWYTLRDQELLTFVSRHIDTALSRRTAAEAIHTANLKLEARVQSRTRELDHANAKLQHENTHDALTGLPNRTYLQQRLNLAWSRFGSHGGHLAVMFIDLDRFKMVNDSLGHHFGDLLLMQAAHRLRGCLRETDMLARLGGDEFSVLAPEASLDVVIEIAERILAAFDLPFFINGYEVFSSCSIGIVSADSQFHHEPADLLRDADAAMYRVKSAGRDSYAVFNQEVRREVSDQVEREGALRNALKRTDELLPYFQPIVSVETGELLALEALIRWHSPDGRVIAPGEFLPDVEGLRLIGRLDLYMLASIAAILAKPEHANWPAVHVNCSSYSMTRPDFASDVLALLAQHGVEPSRICLELTEGALVAEPAIAKQTMQQLADNGMSVVLDDFGAGFSSLSYVHQYQFSGLKIDKSFILELTTSARSRAIVRAIVRMAESLDLSVVAEGVEDQATLDLLREMGAGQAQGYYFARPMGLEALLASSVMGG; this is encoded by the coding sequence ATGAGTTTGCGTACAAGGAACGACTCCCCACGGCAATCGACCGATTGCGCAGTAGCGTCACTTCAACATAACGATTACCCGGCTACTGTCGGCATGGATTGCGTTGGCAGCGCGGGCACAATCGAACAATTGCTGGACTCAGCGCGCATCTGGCGTCATACCACCGCGTGGGTGTTTTACCGCGCAGGTGAACAAATGCATTGCGTCGGGCAAGGCGACCCTCGGACGCAGTGGCCCTTAAACATCGAGAATGAAGCATTTGACGCCTTTTGCCGGGCCCGACGCTTGCACCGCTGGCCGACCGGCAGGGGCGAAAGTGTGCTGGGCTGGCTACTCGCGCCAGAAGACGAGGCCGCGGAACCGGCGCTCGCCGAATTTGCCCTGCACCTGGGTGTTCAGCTACAGACCAATACGCTTGCCCGTGCGCAGATTACTCAACGTGTGCTGTATGAAATCACCTACCTGGCCAGTTCAACCCGCGACCGCGCCGTGTTTCTGGTGGGGGTTCACCGGTTGCTGGCCAGCCTGATCGATGCCGAGAACTTCTATCTTGCGCTGTACGACCCGCACACCGGCAAGATCGACTACCCGTATTACGTCGACATCATCGACGTTGATGCGCTGGAGTCCGAGAACTACGAATACCTTGTCCCTTCGCGCCTGTCATTGACCGGCCAGGTGTTGACCACCGGCCAGCCGCTGCTGATCGACGCCGCCGGTATTCTCGCGGCTCAAGCGGAGGGGCGTTTCTATTGCGTGGGTGATCGTCCCGAATTCTGGATGGGCGCGCCGTTGAAAAACGCCTCGGATGAAGTGTTCGGTATGCTGGCGATGCAGGTCTATGACGTTGCGCGTATTTACAGCGCTGAAGACCGCGCGTTGTTTCTGGTAGTGGCGCGCCACGTGGCCATGGCCCTGGGCCGGATTCTGCACCGGGAGGAACTGGAGCAAACGGTGATGCGCCGCACCCTGGAGCTTTCGGCACTCAACGACGCGTTACGGCAGGAAGTGGCGGACCGCGAGCGCGCCGAGCATCTGCAAAGCGCGCTGTTCCAGATTGCCGAACTGTCGAGCCAGTCTGGCGACATGGCTGAGCTATTCCAAACCTTGCATGGCATCGTCGGTGATCTGCTGTTCGCGCAGAACTTCTACATTGCGCTGTTCGACGATGCGACCAGTGAAGTGACTTTTCCCTATTACGTGGACGAGCGGCAGACGATCTGTCCGCCAGCGCGGCGTGGGCGTCGGGGCCTGACCGAGTACGTGATCCGCCAGCGTCGACCTTGCCTGATCGACGTCGGCGAGGCTGAACGATTGGCTGCTAACGGTGAAATCGAACTGGCTCAGGAATCGGTCCGGTCCTTCTCCTGGCTGGGCATTCCCTTGTTCGATGGCGACATGGTGCGAGGCGTGCTGGCGGTGCAAAGCTATACCTCGCACGTGTGGTACACGCTGCGGGACCAGGAACTGCTGACGTTCGTGTCGCGGCACATCGACACCGCGTTGTCGCGCCGTACCGCCGCCGAAGCGATCCATACCGCCAACCTCAAGCTCGAAGCCCGGGTGCAGAGCCGCACCCGTGAACTCGATCACGCCAATGCCAAGTTGCAGCATGAAAACACCCACGATGCGCTGACCGGGCTACCGAATCGCACCTACCTGCAGCAGCGCCTCAATCTGGCCTGGTCACGCTTTGGCAGTCACGGCGGGCACTTGGCGGTGATGTTCATCGATCTTGACCGTTTCAAGATGGTCAACGACAGCCTCGGCCACCATTTCGGCGACCTGCTGTTGATGCAGGCCGCCCACCGCCTACGCGGTTGCTTGCGCGAAACCGACATGCTGGCGCGCCTGGGCGGCGACGAATTTTCAGTGCTCGCTCCCGAGGCGTCGTTGGACGTGGTCATCGAAATCGCCGAACGAATCCTGGCGGCGTTCGACCTGCCGTTTTTCATCAATGGCTATGAGGTTTTTTCGTCCTGCAGCATCGGTATTGTCAGCGCCGACAGTCAGTTCCATCACGAGCCGGCTGACTTGCTGCGCGATGCCGATGCGGCGATGTACCGGGTCAAGAGTGCCGGGCGCGACAGCTATGCGGTGTTCAACCAGGAAGTGCGCCGCGAAGTCTCGGACCAGGTCGAGCGAGAAGGGGCCTTGCGCAATGCGCTCAAGCGTACCGACGAACTGCTGCCGTATTTCCAGCCGATTGTCAGTGTGGAAACCGGCGAGCTGTTAGCCCTGGAAGCGCTGATCCGTTGGCATTCCCCGGACGGCCGGGTGATCGCGCCGGGCGAGTTCCTTCCGGATGTCGAGGGTTTGCGCCTGATCGGCCGACTGGACTTGTACATGCTGGCCAGCATCGCCGCGATCCTCGCGAAACCTGAACACGCCAACTGGCCTGCGGTGCACGTCAATTGCTCCAGCTACAGCATGACGCGGCCGGACTTCGCCAGTGATGTGTTGGCGTTGTTGGCGCAACACGGCGTCGAGCCGTCGCGGATTTGCCTGGAGTTGACCGAAGGTGCGCTGGTGGCCGAACCGGCGATTGCCAAGCAGACCATGCAGCAATTGGCCGACAACGGCATGTCGGTGGTGCTCGATGACTTCGGCGCAGGATTTTCATCCCTGAGCTACGTGCATCAATACCAATTCAGCGGCTTGAAAATCGACAAGTCGTTCATCCTCGAACTGACCACCAGCGCCCGCAG
- a CDS encoding cupin domain-containing protein, translating into MVTRMLLAAVFTVLSIGAASAAEPPPGKVTVVFDRPIPNIPGKSMKGVVVEYGPGAASPAHTHPKTAFIYATVLEGSFRIKIKGEPEKVYHVGENFVEEPGSVHEVSANASDSQPARLLAVFVVDSDDMPLVTPLKK; encoded by the coding sequence ATGGTTACTCGCATGCTGTTGGCCGCTGTTTTCACAGTGCTTTCGATCGGCGCGGCGTCGGCCGCTGAGCCGCCTCCCGGCAAGGTGACGGTGGTGTTCGACCGTCCCATTCCCAACATTCCTGGCAAGAGCATGAAAGGCGTGGTCGTCGAGTACGGGCCGGGTGCCGCGTCGCCGGCGCACACCCATCCGAAAACGGCCTTCATCTATGCAACGGTCCTGGAAGGATCGTTTCGCATCAAAATCAAAGGCGAGCCGGAAAAGGTCTACCACGTCGGCGAAAACTTCGTGGAGGAGCCGGGCTCCGTACATGAGGTCAGCGCCAACGCCAGCGACAGTCAACCAGCACGCCTGTTGGCGGTGTTCGTCGTCGACAGCGATGACATGCCGCTGGTGACGCCTCTCAAAAAGTGA